CTAATTTTACAGTGATTGTGAAGTTTGTTTAGTGATGTACTAATGCATGGCGACCGATAAAGTTACTATTAAACCTATCTCTAAAAAAATTGAAAGAGAATTGCGTCAAACCAAGGTGATAATCCGTCATCTCCCTCCTGGGTTTTCAGAGGAGAGGTTGTTAGAACTGGTCGGGCCTTTAGACCCGTACACCTACTTCTACTTTGCGGCTGGTGATCCAAAACTTGGAAAGTTCGGATATTCCCGCACTTACATCAATTTTGAGGCTGAAGAAGGTATTCTTTCTTTCCGTGATAAGTTTGATGGCTTTCCAGTGACAGATGACAAAGGAAATGTATACAGGATGATAATTGAGTTTGCACCTTTCCAACGATGCcctaaaaagaagaaaaagctTGATGCAAAATGTGGTACTATTGAAGACACGGCCGAGTTTAAGGAATTCCTGGAGGAATATGAGAAAGAACCAGAGATGTTACCTGCTCTTGATCCCACCTTGTATGCTGTCAAAGACATTAGTATAGATCAAGTACAGGAAACTCCATTAGTCAAATATCTTAAGAATGTACAGGAGAAAAGGTCGAAGCATTTATACAAGCCAAAGAGCACCAAGGTTAACGAACTAAAAAAGGAAAGAGTTTCCAAGGGAGAGAGAAGTAAAAAGGGCTCGGACATAGTGGTCTCACAGAAGAGGAGTGTTAGCTCAAAGGGAGAGAGATCTGCCAGCGATGACAAATTATTTGCTAAATCTGAAGAAGTCAGTGACAGTAGTTCCAAGAAAAAGCATCACAAATATGATCATGAAGCCACAGTTAGGATAGTCGGCAAATCAAGAAGTGACACCAGAAGTGCCAGTACTAGTCGACCAGTAGTCACTAAAGATTCTAAGAGTGATTCACTACTTGCCAATGGTGGTGTGTATCAACATGGTGGTGGAGTGACTGCAGTTATGAATGGGTCAAATGGAAAGAAGTCTTTAACTCAAACAGATAAGTTCACATCTGAACAACCCGCTATTGATGGAAGAAAGCAACGCAAAGGCCGTCCTGATCAACAATTTTATAATCCTAGAAGAGAAGCTACTGATAAAGACACAACAGGTTATTCCTATGGAGATATGAGGTACAAGAGCGATGACTACCATGATGGTGAAAGAAAAGAGGGAAGATATTCTCGAGGTCGACGTGGCGGTAGGGCACCCAGATATCAGGATGGTGGTAGAAGATACAGCAATCGAGACTATACCTAATTGATGCCCTCCAGTAACTGTTTAACTGTTCAGCCACTTGCTGAAATGGTCACTCTCAGCTCTGCAGAATAACTGAAGTCTTGTTTTTTGACTGAATGAATCCTGAGAGAGACctgcataattatatttgtagtaGAGTTAGTGACTTATCCCATAGAGCTACTCTTGTATAATTATCTAATAACATTGTTGATATTTTGACTTTGCTTATGTCTGTTAGCTAAACACTGTCTCATCAAGTCCTTCATTCGTAGAGACCCATCAATACAATTCTCTATTGCCTACATAATAAAATGTTTTAACAACTGAAAACTTTGCAACAGTAAGGTGTACCTTTTGTGCATCTTCAACTGTCATTTTTCCTTGCTGTAATACTGCAATCAACTCATCAAAGCTTGGTAGATAAGCTATTGTTACCATTCCTGATACGCTACTGTTATAAAATAACTAcaacgaaattttaaaatgccTTGTAAGATTCTAACTCTCCAACCTTATCTGTCTTGTACTCTTCCAGTAGAGATGGATCAGTTAGAAAATGCTTTCCACACTTTGACTACACAAGTACACTTCAAAAATATTTGTGACTTGGTGTACTCACCACACTACATGCCACAGGTAGGTCAATCATCTCTACTCCAGCACAGCTTAGTGCTAATGAACTACACATCAGTGCTGCAGCCAGAACTAGTCATAAAATAGAACAAAAAGCACAATCATTATAGAGATCGCTTACCACTGCCATCGCAATCCAAAACAGTGATGTCCACATCTAGTATCACTTTGGGGAGCTTGTCCTACCGGCCATATTGTTACTATAGCAATCAACTTGTCCAGTATTACCAGACACACAGCTCTCTCCAGTGCTCGAGTGATTATTGAAGCAAACTCATTTTCTTGTGCAGACTGCAAGTAAAAGACAGTTGATAACATTAATCTATTTAAGATAGAGTAATCTTACTTGGGTAGGATCATCCTTGAGCCTACACGAAAATGGAgcaaatttgatagtgcattttaCTTTACCCTATATAGATATCAACAGTTTCCAATACTCCCACTCTTCATACACACATTAAACCAACCTCTACATTGAACTCTGATCTCTTCCCACTTTCCTTGGGCCCATACCTGCAAGATGGAAATTACCATAGAGTAAAAGTGACCAAGTCAACTTACACAGCACAAATGACTTTGGTTTTGTTCACCTCAATGTATGCTGATCCCGTGGCCTCTGTAATCATTCCTAGCTGTGCAACTAGGTAATGTGAGCATTGATAACAGTGTATTTGCACAGTGTACTAACATGTAGGGCGAATTTCATCTGGTTTACGATCATCAACTCTTTTGCCATCATCTGATAcctatacatgtattattattactaattaGTCACAACAATGACAAGGTGATTACAAAAGGCTAGATCTATACAGGTAACACCTACACAAAATACAAAACAGATACTACATACACGAAACAGTTATAAAGAAAAAGCTAAGAACTACACAAATACAAATGAGACTTTAAAACATTACAATTAGATACAGAGAGAACAATAAGGTATACAATTCCTATAAAacacactgttaaaaaaaaaaagaatattTAACACATGTACTGTGGGTAGTTATATAATTCCATATAATGCGCACCAAAACCCACCAGTTGTTTGCACCGTATTTGCTCTTCTTCTAAGCTTACGTAGCTCCAATATGATTTGCTTTCCTTTCGCGTTTGCATTATCAATGAAATATATGGACAGCATGCAGCAGAGAGCAGCTCATTAATACTCTAAATAGTGCACCGCATAAACTACGTAATCCCCGCGAAGTTTGAATTTGATATCATCGTCCCATCAAGGTCCATCTGTTCCGAGATGCCGATTGTACAGAGCAAAAGGAAACGCGAAATGGAAAATGAGGTGAACATTTATGGATTGAGTATTTGCGTATTTTTTTTCTTACAAGCTCATGCAAACAGCGCCCAAGAGACACAAGTCCAATGCGTAAGGTAATTTCTTTCCTAAACGACGTTAGTAACTTTAGCCACTTCAGCCATCAAATGTACTCCAAAATCGGCTACACAAATGACTACCACCACACTTTGGTCAGAGAAATCCCCATTATTGGAGTTGACTTTGAGAGGGTATAGTCGTAGCAGGCAGTTTCATCCTTAATGTGTAATTTTTCACTTACAGAAAGTCAAAAGAGAGGTTGGCTCCTTTTTGAATGGCAGTGGTGGCATACTTGCGTTTGGAGTCAGAAGCAATGGTATGGTAGAGATATACTACTCACATCTAGTACACTTTAAATTAGAGCAAACATTTTAGTAAGGGTACTACACTGCTGTGTCAGATTAGCTTTGTTTATATCAGTTATCCCTAAAAGTTGTTCTATCATCAAACATCTTGCAGGCACAATCTTGGGGAACAGGTTAACTAGAAAAGATGAGGACAATTTTAAATTAGCAATAGACAAAATTATGATTGGTTTTCATCCGATAGTCAAGCCAACAATGTACAAGTAAGCTAGTACCATTAATAGATGCTATACATTACTCACTGTTGTGCTAGACTGACAGTTGATTCTGTTTTACAAACCACTGCAAGCTGGACTGGCGAGTTATATTTAATATTACTGAAAGTGAACAAGGGAGAGAAGTACTCACTGTATGAAGATGGAGATCATGATGTAAGATAATCCAGGGGGGTTGttcattatttttgtgtgaaGCATGCATGAGTGTCTAAGTATGCAGCGAGTAGACAATGGAATTTGAGCAGTAAATTTGAATGCTACAAAGTTAGGCTATGCATCAACAGTTGTGCTGGCTGGTTGCAGGGGGTAGTTAATGAAATATTTGCAAGTAACACTGTTGATGCAATGGCAGCTGAGCCTAGCTAGTCCCTCTGCTATGTGGTTTCAaatatttatttcaaatttgtgcTGAATAGGCCTTACATActgattgtttgtttgttaacaGGAGGTCAGCACTGATTTAAGTACTACTTTAAGAATATTTCCTTAATTTGCATATTTCAGCTTGAAATTTCATGTGAGCCTCAACTCAATAGTCACAGTACAAAAACTGGGTGTGACGGATGCTTCTAATCTTAAGTATTAAGGTGATTTATATAACTTTGCATTAAGATTTATATAACTTTGCATTAAGGTGATTTATATAACTTTGCATTAAGGTGATTTATATAACTTTGCATTAAGGTGATTTATATAACTTTGCATTAAGGTGATTCATataactttgcgtgggcgagaccaaaggaaaagtgtactttaaatttcataaagtacactttagggcaaacagtgctttattgcccaaagagtgctttaatgtacgattaaagcactctttgtggtgcaataaagcaatccttgtgggcaataaagcacagttgcccacgtgcagGCTAATAGTTTGTGGCGCTCATACCAGTATGaataatcacccaagccggtgcaGGCTGATAGCCCATGCCGCgttgagtggtcaatcaccccagccaacacGAGTTCTatcactggattgcttttatagacatatctaaatacttcgatgatgggtgggagaaggtaacgttgctggtatgtttgttaatgtaaacggataGGTcttggagatatcacggaaatacttcaccttgtgtcacaatagaatcgattgtgggttgtgaccaaaacctgccaaaatacgcgatgaacatctaccatgccaaactatggtgaactacgcatgAGTTACTCTGTTTaactagtgtgtgtgtattcaggctgctaataattcatgcaacacgtgttaattatgagtcctagtgtatagCTGTAAGCTaccactagaaagttccataaatcttttaaagcattgccgcgagtgctatgtgaaaaataaagcacaaggcATGTGGCCAAGATGCTAATAAAACACGAGGCAAAACATACATATTGTTTTGTAACAGACCCTAGATTTTTGAGGTGAAAATTATTTGATACATATCTTCTAGCATTAACAGGGTTTCCTACATAACAGCTTTGCTGGTCATACCATTTtaatagtctcgtgcccagaccccacccactgtgttgagtagggtctggtgacttacgcaatgtttttgggcccgccgc
The nucleotide sequence above comes from Dysidea avara chromosome 3, odDysAvar1.4, whole genome shotgun sequence. Encoded proteins:
- the LOC136249737 gene encoding exosome complex component MTR3-like, giving the protein MQTRKESKSYWSYVSLEEEQIRCKQLVSDDGKRVDDRKPDEIRPTFAQLGMITEATGSAYIEVNKTKVICAVYGPKESGKRSEFNVEGKVKCTIKFAPFSCRLKDDPTQSAQENEFASIITRALERAVCLDKLPKVILDVDITVLDCDGSVLAAALMCSSLALSCAGVEMIDLPVACSVSKCGKHFLTDPSLLEEYKTDKLFYNSSVSGMVTIAYLPSFDELIAVLQQGKMTVEDAQKAIENCIDGSLRMKDLMRQCLANRHKQSQNINNVIR
- the LOC136249732 gene encoding regulator of nonsense transcripts 3A-like, yielding MATDKVTIKPISKKIERELRQTKVIIRHLPPGFSEERLLELVGPLDPYTYFYFAAGDPKLGKFGYSRTYINFEAEEGILSFRDKFDGFPVTDDKGNVYRMIIEFAPFQRCPKKKKKLDAKCGTIEDTAEFKEFLEEYEKEPEMLPALDPTLYAVKDISIDQVQETPLVKYLKNVQEKRSKHLYKPKSTKVNELKKERVSKGERSKKGSDIVVSQKRSVSSKGERSASDDKLFAKSEEVSDSSSKKKHHKYDHEATVRIVGKSRSDTRSASTSRPVVTKDSKSDSLLANGGVYQHGGGVTAVMNGSNGKKSLTQTDKFTSEQPAIDGRKQRKGRPDQQFYNPRREATDKDTTGYSYGDMRYKSDDYHDGERKEGRYSRGRRGGRAPRYQDGGRRYSNRDYT